In Mycteria americana isolate JAX WOST 10 ecotype Jacksonville Zoo and Gardens chromosome 5, USCA_MyAme_1.0, whole genome shotgun sequence, one DNA window encodes the following:
- the TSSC4 gene encoding U5 small nuclear ribonucleoprotein TSSC4 isoform X1: MGDQDAGEPFLGIVAGGATDYEGALPSDTVSLSDSDSDDLGLADEAEVDTISPEEPPVDDGDCRSGETPDSSNSSHRSPVQPFHLRGMSSMFSLRSQSIFDCLEEAAKLSVPSMPEDNVVDGRFKRPLPPTTVSGNMVPESLGKQAPKVQAPKTSPAVPDYVAHPERWTKYSLDGVSESSDKTNRAVALEFLEGLKKRGEEQSSATQDSYTPYFNQDPSSCGAGRIVFTKPAKRGVDGLEKKPSAGEDGKKHMKTDLKGKSLKKTDDLREEDKVELGHLDSGSGKATEEEECMMAGDLDTAGKLSARFSGTGEEPSVETVGFHCSKKKNRKNFRPKVDNEGEEEES; the protein is encoded by the coding sequence ATGGGAGATCAGGATGCAGGTGAACCCTTTCTGGGGATAGTGGCTGGCGGTGCCACAGACTAcgaaggagctctgccctcagacACAGTGTCACTCAGCGATTCTGATTCTGATGATTTGGGGTTAGCGGATGAAGCGGAAGTTGATACAATATCTCCTGAGGAGCCACCTGTAGATGATGGGGATTGCAGATCAGGGGAGACCCCTGACTCTTCAAACAGCAGTCACAGATCTCCTGTCCAGCCGTTCCATCTGAGGGGCATGAGTTCTATGTTCTCTCTCCGTAGTCAGAGCATTTTTGATTGCCTGGAAGAGGCGGCCAAGTTGTCTGTGCCCTCGATGCCTGAAGATAATGTTGTTGATGGGAGGTTTAAGCGTCCATTGCCTCCAACCACAGTTTCAGGTAACATGGTTCCAGAAAGCCTGGGAAAGCAAGCTCCCAAAGTGCAGGCCCCCAAAACCTCTCCTGCAGTGCCTGACTATGTGGCACACCCAGAGCGCTGGACCAAATACAGCCTGGATGGAGTTTCAGAGTCTAGTGACAAGACTAACAGGGCAGTGGCCCTGGAATTTCTAGAGGGTTTGAAGAAAAGAGGGGAGGAACAAAGCTCAGCTACCCAAGATAGCTACACCCCATACTTCAACCAGGACCCTTCCAGCTGTGGAGCTGGGAGGATTGTCTTCACCAAACCAGCAAAAAGGGGTGTTgatggactggaaaaaaaaccatcagcagGGGAGGATGGtaagaaacacatgaaaacagaTCTGAAAGGAAAATCTCTTAAGAAGACTGATGACTTGAGGGAGGAAGATAAGGTAGAGCTGGGGCACTTAGATAGTGGAAGTGGAAAGGcaacagaggaggaggagtgcaTGATGGCGGGGGACCTGGATACAGCAGGTAAGCTTAGTGCAAGGTTTAGTGGCACAGGTGAAGAGCCATCGGTGGAAACAGTTGGATTCCATTGCAGTAAGAAGAAGAATAGGAAAAATTTCCGACCTAAAGTAGACAatgaaggggaggaggaagagtccTGA